The window GTACGTACATATTACGTGGGAGGTCGATGTACGATCGTATATGGATTTATTTCGTATCATATTTCATTGAAGACAGACATCCTTGGCCCACGGGATCAGAGTTTTGCGATACTGGAAAATTAGAACTGATTGGAGTGTCCCAAGCTGCGTCATcactaaatacaacaaataagACCTATTGTGAAAAGAGCTTCCCGCCCCTCTGCCCCCATGCATCAGATACGGTCAGTATAGTTCCTCTCCGTCCATGTCGCTATCCGGATGAAAGTATTTTATCGTCAGGTTCGGTTCTGGTTATGAGATTACACTATCCTAGAGTGACTGAATTAACGATAAAACAGCCTTTTTAAAGGCTCAGTACGAGTTTATAGATACATATCAGTCAGGAAATCCAGTTAAATTTTCCCTTGTGATCGTGTTATTGACGGTCACGTTTTCAAATATggttctttttcttcttctagaAATACATTTCACTTTGGCCGTGGAGGCCGCAAACACATCACGTGTTCTTACACCCTTGTCGGCTCTAACTTTTCTCGAGTTATTATAACCATAACAAAGCTATTTACTCCATCATCAACTTGTCGGACggttcaagataaattaacttcACGGACAACATGCAAGGAGTTCGATGCTTCTTCTCAGCCACATTCACTTCTTGAAGTTAGAGAAAACTGGTCCGGGATGGATTTTTCTATTGGTTGCTTCTGCAATATGACAACGACTTCGAGTAAACCAATCGAACTAATGTCAGCGAGTAATAACTTAACTTTAACGTTTACGGTGGTGGGCATGAACGTATCACATGACTtcactcatttttattttgaagcatcTTACCGTTTCGTTTATTCCAATATTTGTAATGCTGTTGCTTTTCAAAGAAACGATTCTATAGGAGCACTCGTGTTTAACATTTCAAAACTATTATCCGGTGGATTCCGGTGCAGATGGTCAGTTATTTCTTCTTACggtaaaagtttgtacttgacaTTTCGAGGTTTTAACTCTTCGTATGGATGTTTCCATGGCAACGTTTTATTGATATATCTCAATGACATCCAGGTTCCAATTGCTACAGTGTGTATGAATGGAACTGACAAACTTTTTACTGTTAGCACGCATTCTGTATACGACGAAATGCCTTTGCCAAAACTTAACAGGCACAGAAGAGATTACATATCGATTGAAACGTTTATAAATTCTCCCCAAACAATTCGCGTAGAGTGGTTAGAGCTGACCAGACCCTCTTTAAAGATTCAGTCTGGCCAGTCCTTGAGGAACATTAATTGCCTCGTCAGGTGTCCAGAAATCAATGCGTGCATTAGTCCTGATCTTTGGTGTGATGGCACAACACATTGTCCATCAGGATATGACGAGTCAGCCGAACATTGCAAAAAGTTTCCGGTGTTATATTTTGCTGCAGGAAGTGGCGTCACTTGCtttttgcttattttgtttttcatctacATATTCGTTCACTGTCGTAATCGCAGGAGAAACAACCATGTCATCCGAGTTCCAACGTTTGACGTTTTGAACTTGAAGGATGCCACAGCAACAGGTTTAACAGACGCTTACGTTATTAGCCAAGGATTCATCACACTGTTCTTTAGTACAAATAATTTATCGACAGAAAACGTAACTTAATGTAAAGCAAAACACGAACGcgataacataaaacatttattaaacgtttcgcACATTTCCATTACCAGTAATCTATAAGCACAAAACAAGcgatatttgtaattacaacaagaataaaacataagAGTAAATAATTTGAATGTAGAAATATAAGTGGAGAAAACGAAAATGAGGCATAATTTAAACAATTGAATTAAAATAAGgtcatgtatta of the Tachypleus tridentatus isolate NWPU-2018 chromosome 13, ASM421037v1, whole genome shotgun sequence genome contains:
- the LOC143236164 gene encoding uncharacterized protein LOC143236164 produces the protein MIGQSVSYISNGNNVTLVIFLPSRTSWRPQSFSLYLTYRFLTRATIESVDDNDTLFFGIKETNASCSWEYKNCDKKKCLIHSPNFPGTYLRNITCTYLIKEVNSVPGFQTQIILYQKNEYKISIASDLPSSGAISHWALTSECHHDVVRVYDGPTTHFPIIAEFCGSGPLAPITSSRENLLVCLYSVDYHRLHESRLELEVGVKTIPKPFWRMSNKDCTFFIDGSILAKRQGLLESPQHTVPSNTTCTYILRGRSMYDRIWIYFVSYFIEDRHPWPTGSEFCDTGKLELIGVSQAASSLNTTNKTYCEKSFPPLCPHASDTVSIVPLRPCRYPDESILSSGSVLVMRLHYPRVTELTIKQNTFHFGRGGRKHITCSYTLVGSNFSRVIITITKLFTPSSTCRTVQDKLTSRTTCKEFDASSQPHSLLEVRENWSGMDFSIGCFCNMTTTSSKPIELMSASNNLTLTFTVVGMNVSHDFTHFYFEASYRFVYSNICNAVAFQRNDSIGALVFNISKLLSGGFRCRWSVISSYGKSLYLTFRGFNSSYGCFHGNVLLIYLNDIQVPIATVCMNGTDKLFTVSTHSVYDEMPLPKLNRHRRDYISIETFINSPQTIRVEWLELTRPSLKIQSGQSLRNINCLVRCPEINACISPDLWCDGTTHCPSGYDESAEHCKKFPVLYFAAGSGVTCFLLILFFIYIFVHCRNRRRNNHVIRVPTFDVLNLKDATATGLTDAYVISQGFITLFFSTNNLSTENVT